In Chitinophaga sp. HK235, a single window of DNA contains:
- a CDS encoding RNA polymerase sigma factor, protein MENKEQEFLAHIEKNKGIIHKICKMYMDTADDQQDLFQEIVYQLWKSYGSFQHQSSFSTWMYRVALNTAIVFLKKEKRQLQTSDAMPEYLAVEEQQWTVREQQLHHFYRAVQQLEKLEKALVFYHLENYSHKEIGENLGISEVNARVKLNRAKTKLKELIKQQGYEF, encoded by the coding sequence TTGGAAAATAAGGAACAGGAATTTCTTGCACACATCGAAAAAAACAAAGGCATCATTCACAAGATCTGTAAAATGTATATGGATACGGCTGATGATCAACAAGACCTGTTTCAGGAAATTGTTTATCAGCTGTGGAAGTCCTACGGATCTTTTCAGCATCAGAGCAGCTTTTCTACCTGGATGTATCGCGTGGCCCTGAATACGGCTATTGTTTTTCTGAAGAAGGAAAAGCGGCAACTGCAGACCTCGGATGCAATGCCGGAATATCTGGCAGTAGAAGAACAACAATGGACAGTCAGGGAGCAGCAGTTGCATCACTTTTACAGGGCAGTCCAGCAGCTGGAAAAGCTGGAAAAGGCGCTGGTGTTCTATCATCTGGAGAACTACTCGCATAAAGAGATTGGGGAAAACCTGGGCATATCGGAAGTGAATGCCAGAGTGAAACTCAATCGGGCTAAAACAAAATTAAAAGAACTGATAAAACAACAAGGTTATGAATTTTGA
- a CDS encoding Crp/Fnr family transcriptional regulator, with the protein MKKVMIIEEEADCKHSLTPIMHSFNPVATVDELLKAQVDDGNVTSVKKKRIIYSEGKTAASIFYILKGKVKTSKWNEEGKELITGLYHEGDFIGFNALLDSGRYRETAEVIEDAELIIISRTDLEYHFEYNSSFLRKFLDILAANIAEKQEQMLRMAYSPLRKKVAEALLITYKKYNPSNKGEFSMNISRCNLAALAGVAKESLIRTLGDLRDENVVQIKDGKIIITDIRKLEHLIYCSDGRSNI; encoded by the coding sequence ATGAAAAAGGTAATGATCATTGAAGAGGAAGCTGATTGTAAACATTCATTAACCCCGATTATGCATTCTTTTAACCCCGTTGCTACTGTAGACGAGCTGCTGAAAGCGCAGGTCGATGACGGAAACGTAACAAGCGTTAAAAAGAAACGCATCATCTATTCGGAAGGGAAAACTGCAGCGTCCATTTTTTATATCCTGAAAGGAAAAGTAAAAACCAGTAAATGGAATGAAGAAGGAAAAGAGCTGATCACCGGCCTGTATCATGAAGGCGATTTTATCGGATTCAACGCTCTGCTGGATAGCGGCAGATACCGCGAAACAGCTGAAGTGATAGAAGATGCAGAACTCATTATTATTTCCCGGACTGATCTGGAATATCATTTTGAGTATAACAGTAGCTTTCTTCGCAAGTTTCTGGATATACTGGCAGCAAACATTGCCGAAAAACAGGAGCAGATGCTCAGAATGGCCTACAGCCCGCTCCGTAAAAAGGTGGCTGAAGCGCTGCTGATCACATACAAAAAGTATAATCCTTCCAATAAGGGCGAGTTCAGTATGAACATCAGCCGCTGTAATCTGGCAGCCCTCGCCGGCGTAGCTAAAGAGTCGCTGATACGAACCCTCGGTGATCTCCGTGATGAAAATGTCGTTCAGATAAAAGATGGAAAAATTATTATAACGGATATAAGAAAGCTGGAACATCTGATCTATTGTTCCGATGGGAGATCGAATATTTAG